The following is a genomic window from Clostridia bacterium.
CTTGATAAACATAGTTTTGTTGGGATTTGATGGAGACACAAACAGACAAAACAAGATGGGTGTATTTCGTTCAGATACCATAGTATTGGCTTCAATAAACATGAAGACAAAAGAAGTTGCCATGATATCTATTCCTCGAGATACTAGGACATTGATAAAAAAACTTAACAAAGACGGAACTGTAAATACAGAATTTATGGACAAAATAAATCATGCATTTGCATATGGATGGGGAAGGAATAAATATAGCTATGATAACTCCATGGATGCTATCAGCAATCTTTTAGGAGGGATACCCATACACTACTATGTCGGTATAGATATGGATGCTGTAAAAGCCATAGTGGACGCTGTAGGTGGGGTTGATATGTATGTAGATGTGACCTATACAAAAGGCAGCTACAATCTGCATGAAGGGCAAACTCATCTTGACGGCGAACTTGCTTTGCAGTATGTACGTTTTAGAAAGACAGCAGGCGGAGATATCGACCGAACAAAGAGACAGCAGAACTTTATCAAGGCTTTTTTGGTAAAGCTTAAGTCCATGAATCCGATAGTTACTGTACCTAGACTTTATAGTAATCTCCGGGGATATGTGGATACCAATTTAAATATAAAGGATATGGCTGCATTAGCAGTGCTTCTCAACGACTTAGATGTAGATGAAATAAAGGTGCGAAACATAGAAGGCACAGGCAGGTATATAAACGGTGTAAGCTATTGGATACCTGACAGAGAAAAGCTGGATCAATTGATAAGAGAACAGTTTCGTGAAGATGAAGGTAATATTATTGATGATGAAGTCATAAATTATGATTCAACAGGCGCAGAAAGCTATTGATGCGCCTGTTATTTTTATTGCATTTCATCAGTCTTATCCAATTTCACATCTACAGCTACATTGATCACAGCATTTTGAATAAATCTTTCATCATCGATAAAATTTGTCAATTGGCTTCTCCATTTTGCTAGGGCATATTTGCTTATATCTATGCAGTCCACCTTGAATTGGTGCTGCATTTTTTCTATAAAAGTGATACAGTCTCTATTTAGCTCTTTTTGTACCGCTTTTTCTATATTTTTTAATAGATCCTTATTTTCCAACAGGGATTGTCGAGTATATAGCTCTACAACTTGTCCTTTTATCAACACTTTTACATCAAATACAAGTTTATCCTGTTGATATTTCACCTTCACTTTTCTGCTGTTTTTTACTATCACACTCCCACTGCACTGTTTATCTTTATTATCTATGAAGAAGGGGATAAATCCTTTTGAACTAATACCCCTAAGCAGTACAAGAGATCGCATATCTTCATTTTCTGCCTTTGAAATCATTTTGTCGTGCTTAAAGATCGCAACGCTGTTTATTTTCAATCTATCCTTATTTTGGATTTCAATTATTGGGAGTATAGGATTTTTGCCGCTATTCCATATATCATATGAAAAATCATGTAGTGTGACTGTAGGAACAAAGGCATTTTTTTGTGCGGTTTTTATCAATTTTAAGACATACTCACCCGGATTATCATAATCTTTTACTGGAATATTTAG
Proteins encoded in this region:
- a CDS encoding LCP family protein produces the protein MSRRKKRSKKTNRRRMVFVILLVIFITSGIYIADTVHAILNPDRLLSVQNKDQEEELEGLQDDGDQTSRDLINIVLLGFDGDTNRQNKMGVFRSDTIVLASINMKTKEVAMISIPRDTRTLIKKLNKDGTVNTEFMDKINHAFAYGWGRNKYSYDNSMDAISNLLGGIPIHYYVGIDMDAVKAIVDAVGGVDMYVDVTYTKGSYNLHEGQTHLDGELALQYVRFRKTAGGDIDRTKRQQNFIKAFLVKLKSMNPIVTVPRLYSNLRGYVDTNLNIKDMAALAVLLNDLDVDEIKVRNIEGTGRYINGVSYWIPDREKLDQLIREQFREDEGNIIDDEVINYDSTGAESY
- a CDS encoding Ger(x)C family spore germination protein — translated: MNMHSFIKSCAIVIVCMLLLTGCWDSKDLENLSIPIAGGYDLDKKDIGGKSKAQLMVSGIVPNFRPDAKENYKFEYTKGKTIGESREERSKTSSDSPIYGMLQVLVFGQDLAKQGLGKVLDINLRYSQIKNSLYLAVADGRAEDVLNIPVKDYDNPGEYVLKLIKTAQKNAFVPTVTLHDFSYDIWNSGKNPILPIIEIQNKDRLKINSVAIFKHDKMISKAENEDMRSLVLLRGISSKGFIPFFIDNKDKQCSGSVIVKNSRKVKVKYQQDKLVFDVKVLIKGQVVELYTRQSLLENKDLLKNIEKAVQKELNRDCITFIEKMQHQFKVDCIDISKYALAKWRSQLTNFIDDERFIQNAVINVAVDVKLDKTDEMQ